From the Alteromonas sp. CI.11.F.A3 genome, the window TTGTGGTGCCAGGAAAACTTGTCAACATAGTGGCTAACTAATATGCGCCGTTTACTTCGTTACACAGTGGTATTGAGTGCACTTGTTGCACTCAGCGGTTGTGGATTTCATTTAAGAAGTGCGCCTAGCCTTCCAGAAAATGTTAAATCAGTGCTTATTAACAGTGCTCGCGCTCATGCACCGCTTGCAAGAGCGCTTCATAACCGCCTTACCGTGTACGGGTTAAATGGCGTTTACCAACAAGATACTACGTCGTCTACTGACGGCGTATCTTTGTATTTACTGCCTGAAAAATTAGAGCGTAGACTGCTTTCGGTTTACGCTTCGGGTCAGGTTGCTGAATACGAACTGATTTATACCGTACGTTATCGGGTTCAATTTCCTGACGAGGAAGCCATTATGGCTACCTTCGACGTAATGCGTGATTATCAAGATGACCCCGATCAAGTATTGGCGAAATCAAGAGAACTAGAATTAGTACTTGATGAAATGCGTGCCGAGGCAGCGGACATTATTATCCGTAAACTTTCAAGCCAAGCCTCTGCCGCTAAGCTGATTGATTAAGCATGCAACTCTACCCAAACCAATTTTCCAGTGAAATAGGTAAAGGATTAGCCTCCTGTTACTTGGTATTTGGTGATGAACCTCAGCAAAAGTTTGAGGTGATAGAGCAAATCCGTACCACGGCAAAAGCCAATGGTTTTGATGAGCGCACAGTGCTTGTGGCTGACACTGGTTTTTCATGGAACCAGTTGCTTGAAGCAACGCAAAGCATGTCATTGTTTTCAAACCAACAGTTTATTGAATTAGAACTCCCCACGGGCAAGCCCGGCGCTGAAGGCAGCAAAATGCTGCAAGAAGTCGCCAAAGGGTTAACCCGAGACACCTTGCTGTTAATTCACGGTCCCAAAATTGGCAAAGATGTTCAGCGTGGTAAGTGGTTTAAAGTACTCGATGAAATGGGTGTTTCTGTTCTGTGTTATCCCTTAGAAGGTAGACAACTCACTGCATGGCTGAGCAATCAAGTGAAACAACATCAGCTGACCATTAATGCAGCTGGAATGAAAATGATTGCCGATTTTTGCGAAGGCAATTTACTCGCAGCCAAACAAGAAATTGATAAGCTTGCCTTACTCTACCCGCAACAATCCGTCTCTGAAGCGCAAATTGAACGAGCGATGGTAGACCAATCTCGCTACAACGTGTTTCAGTTAGTGGATGTCATGCTAAGCGGCGATGCCAACCGCTGCGTGAAAATGCTTTACCGCCTTGAAAGTGAAGGTTTAGAGCCAAATATTATAATTTGGGCTCTCATTCGAGAGTGGGAAGTATTGTGGAAGTTAAAAAGTGCTGCCGCTAATGGTGAAGCAATTCAATGGCAAAAGTTTGGCATTTGGCGTAACAGGCAAGGCTTCTATCAAAGCGCGTTAAATCGCCTTAGCATAGAACAGCTGCTACAAATTCAGGATGCCCTTACCCAGGCCGATTTAGCGTTTAAACAAAACGTTATTTCACGCCCCTTCGTAAAGCTTTGCCATTTATGCATGATGTTTATGGCAATGGGTATTTTTCACCTTCCTTTGATGGAAGCTTAAGTTCTTGGCTATTTGCGCCATTTTAGGGGGCACTTTTAACCCGCCCCATTTAGGCCACGTTTCTCCTGCGCTTCATTTACTGTCAGAATTGAATATTGATGCATTAGGTTTAATGCCCTGTAAGCTTGCGCCGCATAAAGCCGTGGCTGTTAGCGAAAAGCATCGGGTAAACATGGTGAAGCTGTGTTGTGAGCAAGATAAACGCTTGTATCCAGAGCTTATCGAACTCTCGCTTCCCTCGCCGTCTTACACAGTAAAAACCCTTCGTGCATTAAAAGAAAGAGACAATAAGACAATCTGTTTTTTCATTGGCGCCGATTCCCTGTATAATCTTAAGTCTTGGTTTGAGTGGGAGCGTTTGCTTGATTTCTGTCACCTAGTGGTAATGCGTCGCGACAGCGATACGTTTACACCACCCGATGACTTAGTTGAGTGGTTAAAAGCCAACAAAACAGAGGACGTTCTGCAACTTCATGCTCAGCCTAATGGCTTAGTATTTCTTGCAGATACCCCATTACACCCTGTTTCATCAACGCAATTGCGCAGCGCCGTTCAAACGAACGCATCATCGACATTGCAAGAAACACATTTGAACGAAACAGCATTGCATGACGCAAAGTTTCAAGCCACGA encodes:
- the lptE gene encoding LPS assembly lipoprotein LptE; amino-acid sequence: MRRLLRYTVVLSALVALSGCGFHLRSAPSLPENVKSVLINSARAHAPLARALHNRLTVYGLNGVYQQDTTSSTDGVSLYLLPEKLERRLLSVYASGQVAEYELIYTVRYRVQFPDEEAIMATFDVMRDYQDDPDQVLAKSRELELVLDEMRAEAADIIIRKLSSQASAAKLID
- the holA gene encoding DNA polymerase III subunit delta; its protein translation is MQLYPNQFSSEIGKGLASCYLVFGDEPQQKFEVIEQIRTTAKANGFDERTVLVADTGFSWNQLLEATQSMSLFSNQQFIELELPTGKPGAEGSKMLQEVAKGLTRDTLLLIHGPKIGKDVQRGKWFKVLDEMGVSVLCYPLEGRQLTAWLSNQVKQHQLTINAAGMKMIADFCEGNLLAAKQEIDKLALLYPQQSVSEAQIERAMVDQSRYNVFQLVDVMLSGDANRCVKMLYRLESEGLEPNIIIWALIREWEVLWKLKSAAANGEAIQWQKFGIWRNRQGFYQSALNRLSIEQLLQIQDALTQADLAFKQNVISRPFVKLCHLCMMFMAMGIFHLPLMEA
- the nadD gene encoding nicotinate (nicotinamide) nucleotide adenylyltransferase, which codes for MAICAILGGTFNPPHLGHVSPALHLLSELNIDALGLMPCKLAPHKAVAVSEKHRVNMVKLCCEQDKRLYPELIELSLPSPSYTVKTLRALKERDNKTICFFIGADSLYNLKSWFEWERLLDFCHLVVMRRDSDTFTPPDDLVEWLKANKTEDVLQLHAQPNGLVFLADTPLHPVSSTQLRSAVQTNASSTLQETHLNETALHDAKFQATKLIAKWLPTAVADYIHTHRLYQELSNK